In a genomic window of Aestuariirhabdus haliotis:
- a CDS encoding SCO family protein: MNTESAAKPARRGYWVIPAMLVLFGLPYIVGLWWFYSGEMPELGTNNHGVLLNPSPHLAIDSVHDLKGQSIGQQQLNKKWVLLTFSTKVCNEACAKTLFHMRQIRRATGVEQGRVARLLIISPTVQQEYRQELERWPGLQLSSSEQVSLQRLKKSLESQLNSIENSIFIVDPRGDVILGYEATTNPKDIVKDLLKLLKVSAIG; this comes from the coding sequence ATGAATACTGAAAGCGCAGCCAAACCTGCTCGCCGAGGATACTGGGTTATACCGGCGATGTTAGTGTTATTCGGCTTGCCCTATATTGTGGGCCTCTGGTGGTTTTACAGCGGCGAAATGCCCGAGCTTGGAACCAATAATCATGGTGTACTATTGAATCCGTCCCCGCATCTGGCGATCGATTCTGTCCATGATCTGAAAGGCCAATCTATAGGGCAGCAACAACTCAACAAAAAGTGGGTATTACTCACCTTTTCCACCAAAGTCTGTAATGAGGCCTGCGCCAAAACCCTATTTCATATGCGCCAGATAAGGCGAGCAACGGGTGTCGAGCAAGGACGTGTTGCTCGCTTGCTGATCATTTCACCTACTGTCCAACAGGAATACCGGCAAGAGCTGGAGCGTTGGCCAGGTCTGCAGCTGTCCTCAAGCGAGCAGGTTTCACTACAACGCCTGAAGAAATCTCTGGAATCGCAGTTGAACAGCATCGAGAACAGTATTTTTATTGTCGATCCACGCGGCGATGTGATTCTTGGTTATGAGGCGACAACCAACCCCAAAGATATTGTTAAAGATCTGCTCAAACTGTTGAAGGTATCGGCCATTGGATAG
- a CDS encoding SURF1 family protein, with product MVSFFVGLAVWQWERAQEKEQLQKKIDAYISAAPVEISSFENIDPTAYLPVELRGRYLNEQAFLLDNVVNDGKAGFYAISPFKLSNSGEIILVNLGWIAVGPNRNQLPSVVTPLGEVTVFGRLMPPKSRPVIGADMERPDLYVDGLWQYIDLNYLALQLNQPVISWVLQLDPKVADGYQRQWAPFNAKIGMHYGYFLHWLVFALFSVAAYLSLTIKKRRPSE from the coding sequence ATGGTTAGCTTTTTTGTCGGGCTTGCGGTGTGGCAGTGGGAGCGCGCGCAGGAAAAAGAGCAATTGCAGAAAAAGATAGACGCATATATTTCGGCGGCACCAGTAGAGATTTCCTCCTTTGAAAATATTGACCCCACGGCCTATTTACCGGTTGAGTTAAGGGGGCGGTATCTGAACGAGCAAGCGTTTTTGCTGGACAATGTTGTGAACGATGGAAAAGCCGGCTTCTATGCGATCAGCCCCTTTAAGCTGAGTAACAGTGGCGAAATTATTTTGGTCAATCTTGGCTGGATTGCCGTTGGTCCAAACCGTAATCAATTACCGTCGGTAGTGACGCCATTGGGAGAGGTAACCGTTTTTGGGCGCTTGATGCCGCCAAAATCGAGGCCGGTTATTGGTGCAGATATGGAGCGCCCGGATCTGTACGTTGATGGGCTTTGGCAATATATTGATCTGAACTATCTGGCGTTACAACTCAATCAACCGGTTATCTCCTGGGTGCTACAACTGGACCCGAAGGTAGCCGACGGCTACCAACGGCAATGGGCGCCATTTAACGCAAAAATTGGTATGCACTATGGATACTTTTTGCATTGGCTTGTATTTGCCCTCTTTTCTGTTGCAGCATACTTATCATTAACAATAAAAAAGAGGCGCCCTTCTGAATGA
- a CDS encoding COX15/CtaA family protein — translation MDSIQGRQGASAGLMLLAVILAFSVITLGAYVRLSDAGLGCPDWPGCYGQLVVPKTQMQIEAANSAYPDRPLESGKAWKEMAHRYLASALGLVIVWIAIQAWRHRGQGRQQLRLPFLLVALVIFQGMLGMWTVTLLLKPAVVTLHLLMGMLTLALLWLAYLRQRDTKQLFSRSRGWRRERLKPLARLGLLLLFCQIALGGWTSTNYAALHCPDFPLCQGQWWPPTDFKEAFTLWREVGVNYEGGRLSNQAAVTVHLSHRIGALVTFLTLGLLGLMLLRRRTDSALRTAGAWLLVLLLLQVGLGISNVLLHLPTLIAVAHNGGAALLLLIVVKLNYQLTTRH, via the coding sequence TTGGATAGCATTCAGGGTCGCCAGGGAGCGTCGGCCGGATTAATGCTGTTGGCCGTAATACTGGCCTTTTCGGTGATTACCCTTGGCGCCTACGTACGGTTATCCGATGCCGGGCTGGGTTGTCCTGATTGGCCGGGTTGTTATGGTCAACTTGTCGTCCCCAAAACCCAGATGCAGATAGAAGCCGCGAACAGCGCTTACCCGGACCGCCCACTGGAATCAGGTAAAGCCTGGAAGGAGATGGCGCATCGCTATCTGGCGTCTGCGCTGGGTCTGGTTATTGTATGGATAGCGATACAGGCATGGAGACACAGAGGTCAGGGGCGACAACAGTTGCGCTTACCTTTTCTGCTGGTTGCACTGGTGATTTTTCAGGGTATGTTGGGTATGTGGACCGTCACACTATTATTAAAGCCGGCGGTGGTCACCCTGCATCTGTTAATGGGAATGTTGACTCTGGCTTTGCTATGGCTCGCTTATCTAAGACAGCGAGATACCAAACAGTTGTTCAGTCGTAGCCGCGGTTGGCGACGCGAAAGGTTAAAACCCCTGGCTCGGTTAGGCTTGCTGCTGCTGTTCTGTCAAATAGCTCTCGGCGGCTGGACCAGCACCAACTATGCTGCACTTCATTGCCCCGATTTCCCCCTGTGCCAGGGGCAGTGGTGGCCGCCAACCGATTTTAAAGAAGCCTTTACCCTATGGCGTGAGGTGGGAGTCAACTACGAGGGGGGGCGGCTTTCGAATCAAGCGGCGGTAACGGTACATCTTAGCCATCGTATCGGTGCTCTGGTGACGTTTTTAACTCTGGGGCTATTGGGTTTGATGCTTTTAAGGCGACGAACCGACAGTGCCCTGCGCACTGCCGGGGCCTGGCTACTGGTATTGTTGCTGTTGCAAGTTGGCCTGGGCATTAGCAACGTATTATTACACCTGCCCACGCTCATCGCGGTGGCACATAATGGTGGAGCTGCACTACTATTGTTGATAGTTGTAAAGTTGAACTATCAGCTGACTACTCGCCATTGA
- a CDS encoding YheV family putative zinc ribbon protein, whose translation MAIKKRFIAGAVCPSCNKMDRLVVIQEGGKPEKRECVSCGFTDSQDSLTVSEIPTRVIPKQEADAELQPLRLVSFPASTKKNQS comes from the coding sequence GTGGCCATTAAAAAACGATTTATCGCCGGTGCCGTTTGCCCATCCTGTAATAAAATGGACCGCCTGGTGGTGATTCAAGAAGGGGGTAAGCCGGAAAAACGTGAGTGTGTGTCGTGTGGATTTACGGATTCACAGGACAGTTTGACGGTATCCGAAATACCCACTCGCGTGATTCCCAAGCAAGAAGCGGATGCAGAATTGCAACCGCTTCGGCTGGTTTCGTTTCCGGCATCCACAAAAAAAAATCAGAGTTAA
- a CDS encoding twin transmembrane helix small protein, producing the protein MWFKVLIALNILLIIVSLASGLFFLSKDSSEKTRVVKSLTVRVVLSVSLILLLIIGYYTGAIQPNAVM; encoded by the coding sequence ATGTGGTTTAAAGTCTTGATCGCTCTGAACATACTGCTGATTATTGTGAGCCTGGCCAGTGGGCTTTTCTTCCTATCCAAAGACAGCAGTGAAAAAACCCGTGTAGTGAAGTCCCTGACGGTACGAGTTGTATTATCGGTTTCCCTGATCCTGCTTCTGATTATTGGTTATTACACCGGGGCTATTCAACCCAATGCGGTTATGTAA
- the prlC gene encoding oligopeptidase A encodes MSNPLMQTNNLPPFDQIEPGHVEPAIRQLLEESRNEIRALLATQAETEEAADWNSLVAPLDGIDDRLNQAWSPVSHMNAVVNSPELRDAYNACLPLLSEYATEMGQNPDLYQAYKKLADSVGFKDLDIAQQKVVNNALRDFRLSGIALEPEQQQRYGELKKRLSELTSKFSENVLDATQAWSKLVVTEQELAGMPDSALQAARQAAQAKGQDGYLLTLEFPSYLPVMMYCDNRELRREVYTAFSTRASDQGPHAGQWDNSALIDEILALRFELAKLLGFANYAELSLATKMGEDPEQITGFLRDLAARSKPVAERELQELQVFAKQEHAQDELEAWDITYFGEKLKQHTFAISQEELRPYFPAERVISGMFEVVKRLYGIEISQKEGVASWHSDVRFYEVSDQNGVIGRFYLDLYARENKRGGAWMDECRVRRQLSEGIQLPVAYLVCNFNGPVGDKPALLTHDEVTTLFHEFGHGLHHLLTRIDYAGVSGINGVPWDAVELPSQFMENWCWETEGLALISGHYESGEPLPAEMLNKLLAARNFQSGMMMVRQLEFSLFDFLIHQDYDRGLDVQSTINKVRNEVSVIEPPVFNRFQHSFSHIFAGGYAAGYYSYKWAEVLSADAFSSFEEEGIFNKQTGQRFLQCILQRGGSEEPMELFKRFRGREPSIDALLRHSGIVE; translated from the coding sequence ATGAGCAACCCCTTGATGCAGACCAATAATCTCCCCCCCTTTGACCAAATCGAGCCTGGCCATGTCGAGCCCGCGATTCGGCAATTGCTGGAGGAGAGCCGTAACGAGATCAGGGCGTTGCTCGCCACGCAGGCGGAAACGGAAGAGGCGGCTGACTGGAATAGTCTGGTTGCACCCCTGGATGGTATTGATGATCGCTTAAACCAGGCCTGGTCCCCGGTGAGCCACATGAATGCGGTGGTTAATTCCCCGGAATTACGTGATGCCTATAACGCTTGCTTGCCGTTGCTGTCTGAGTATGCCACCGAAATGGGCCAGAATCCTGATCTCTATCAGGCCTATAAAAAGCTTGCCGACAGTGTAGGGTTTAAAGACCTGGACATAGCCCAGCAGAAAGTGGTCAATAATGCCCTGCGCGATTTTCGTCTGTCGGGTATTGCGCTGGAACCGGAGCAGCAACAGCGTTACGGGGAGTTGAAAAAGCGGCTATCGGAGCTGACCAGTAAGTTCTCTGAGAACGTCCTGGATGCTACCCAGGCTTGGTCCAAACTGGTTGTGACTGAGCAGGAGCTGGCCGGAATGCCAGACTCTGCTTTACAGGCAGCTAGGCAGGCGGCGCAAGCCAAAGGCCAGGACGGTTATCTGTTAACCCTCGAATTTCCATCCTACCTGCCGGTCATGATGTACTGTGATAATCGCGAGCTGCGGCGCGAAGTCTATACCGCGTTTTCTACCCGAGCGTCCGATCAAGGTCCCCATGCCGGGCAATGGGACAATAGCGCCTTGATCGACGAGATTCTGGCATTACGCTTCGAATTGGCCAAGTTGTTGGGCTTTGCCAACTACGCGGAATTATCCCTGGCGACCAAAATGGGCGAAGACCCTGAGCAAATTACCGGTTTTTTGCGGGATTTAGCCGCACGCAGTAAACCCGTTGCCGAGCGTGAGCTGCAGGAATTACAGGTATTTGCCAAACAGGAGCACGCACAGGATGAACTCGAAGCCTGGGATATCACCTACTTCGGTGAAAAGCTAAAGCAGCATACGTTCGCCATATCGCAGGAAGAGTTGCGGCCTTATTTTCCAGCTGAACGTGTTATTTCTGGAATGTTCGAAGTGGTCAAGCGGTTATACGGCATTGAAATATCACAAAAAGAAGGTGTGGCTAGCTGGCATTCCGATGTCCGATTCTACGAAGTGAGTGATCAGAATGGGGTCATCGGACGCTTCTACCTGGACCTTTACGCGCGGGAAAACAAGCGTGGCGGGGCCTGGATGGATGAGTGCAGAGTGCGCCGGCAACTCAGCGAAGGAATACAGCTTCCCGTGGCTTATCTGGTATGTAACTTTAATGGCCCGGTCGGTGACAAGCCCGCGCTGCTGACCCACGACGAAGTAACCACATTGTTCCACGAATTCGGCCATGGCTTGCACCATCTGTTAACCCGAATTGACTACGCTGGAGTCTCTGGCATCAATGGTGTGCCTTGGGATGCGGTAGAATTGCCCAGCCAGTTTATGGAGAACTGGTGCTGGGAAACCGAGGGTCTGGCGCTGATTTCGGGACATTATGAATCGGGTGAGCCTTTGCCGGCAGAAATGCTCAATAAACTGCTGGCCGCAAGAAATTTTCAGTCGGGTATGATGATGGTTCGGCAATTGGAGTTTTCCCTGTTTGATTTTTTAATCCACCAGGACTATGACCGGGGCTTGGATGTTCAGTCGACGATCAATAAGGTTCGCAACGAGGTTTCCGTGATCGAACCGCCGGTATTCAATCGCTTCCAGCATAGCTTTAGCCATATTTTTGCGGGTGGCTATGCCGCGGGTTATTACAGTTATAAGTGGGCAGAAGTATTGTCGGCGGATGCTTTCTCCAGCTTTGAGGAAGAAGGCATCTTTAATAAGCAAACTGGCCAGCGCTTTTTGCAATGCATATTGCAACGAGGCGGTTCTGAAGAGCCGATGGAACTGTTTAAGAGGTTCCGGGGACGTGAGCCCAGTATTGATGCGCTTTTGCGTCATAGCGGTATTGTGGAGTAA
- a CDS encoding heme o synthase: protein MSETVMISDAPSLWRRYFELCKPKVVALILFTAVVGMLLSTPGAIPMDLFILGSIGIALAAASGAAINHWFDQRIDAVMERTQGRPLPQGEISSLQALIFAIALAVVSMVVLSVWVNVLTAVLSFLSIIGYAVIYTVYLKRRTPHNIVLGGIAGAAPPVLGWAAITGEVNTQAFLLFLIIFTWTPPHFWALAIRRRDDYARAGLPMLPVTHGIPFTKLNILIYTWMLLAVTLLPFAMQMSGLLYLAAALVLGVGFIWQAWALYRSDTDELAMKTFGYSIFYLSMLFAALLLDHYMGVLFSAA from the coding sequence ATGTCCGAGACCGTAATGATCAGCGATGCCCCTAGCCTTTGGCGTCGCTATTTTGAACTGTGCAAACCCAAGGTCGTAGCGCTGATACTGTTCACTGCGGTGGTCGGTATGCTGCTATCGACCCCTGGTGCCATTCCGATGGATCTGTTTATTCTGGGGAGCATTGGCATTGCATTGGCAGCAGCCAGTGGTGCGGCGATCAACCACTGGTTTGATCAGCGTATTGATGCGGTGATGGAGCGAACTCAGGGGCGACCATTGCCGCAGGGAGAGATCAGCTCCCTTCAGGCACTGATTTTCGCGATCGCCCTGGCAGTGGTATCGATGGTGGTGCTCAGTGTCTGGGTTAACGTATTGACGGCGGTGTTGAGTTTCCTGTCCATCATTGGCTACGCAGTGATCTATACCGTGTATTTGAAGCGCCGCACACCGCATAACATTGTCCTGGGCGGGATTGCCGGAGCCGCACCGCCAGTGCTGGGTTGGGCAGCTATTACCGGTGAGGTCAACACTCAGGCGTTCCTGCTGTTCCTGATTATTTTTACCTGGACTCCGCCTCACTTTTGGGCATTGGCTATTCGGCGTCGCGATGATTACGCCCGAGCAGGACTGCCTATGTTGCCGGTCACCCACGGTATTCCATTTACCAAGCTCAATATCCTGATCTATACCTGGATGCTGCTCGCGGTGACCCTGTTGCCCTTTGCCATGCAGATGAGCGGTTTGTTGTATCTTGCTGCGGCGTTGGTATTGGGTGTTGGATTTATCTGGCAGGCCTGGGCACTGTACCGAAGCGATACGGACGAGCTGGCGATGAAAACCTTTGGCTACTCGATCTTCTATTTGAGTATGTTATTTGCTGCCCTATTGCTGGATCATTATATGGGGGTGCTGTTTAGCGCCGCATAG
- a CDS encoding cytochrome c oxidase subunit I, whose amino-acid sequence MTTVALDQDTHHDHAPTGIKRWLFSTNHKDIGTMYLIFSLVMLFLGGGMAMVIRAELFMPGLQILNPDLYNNLVTNHALIMVFGLVMPAAAGMANWMIPLQIGAPDMALPRLNNLSFWLLPAGGIMLIMSMLAPYFGTGGPVNTGWTLYPPLSIQAGMSMDLAIFTLHILGISSILASINIITTILNMRAPGMTLMKMPIFVWAWLLTAFLLVLVMPVLAGGVTMLLFDRHFGTSFFDAAGGGDPVLFQHLFWFFGHPEVYVLLLPSIGVLGMIVPTFSRKPLFGYKPLVIFMIILTLLGLVVWAHHQYTIGMSLAVTTYFMIGTILISIPVGLMIFNFIFTMWRGSLTFETPMLFAIAIIVMFSFAGVTGLMLAVVPADMQYHDTYFVVAHFHYALIPGALFGLYAGVFYWLPKWTGNMYDEKLGKLFFWWTTIGFNLTFFPQHFSGLAGMPRRIIDYSHQFADFNMISSVGAFIFGLSHLLFLYIIIKTIRGGEKAGDMPWEGAQVGTPGLEWTLSSPPPFHSFETPPEVK is encoded by the coding sequence ATGACCACTGTAGCTCTGGATCAGGATACCCATCACGACCACGCCCCGACGGGCATCAAGCGTTGGTTGTTCAGTACCAACCACAAAGATATTGGCACCATGTACCTGATTTTTTCGCTGGTCATGTTGTTCCTCGGCGGCGGGATGGCGATGGTAATTCGGGCAGAACTGTTTATGCCTGGTCTGCAGATCCTGAATCCTGATCTTTATAACAATCTGGTAACGAATCATGCGCTGATCATGGTCTTCGGTCTGGTTATGCCGGCAGCAGCGGGCATGGCAAACTGGATGATTCCCCTGCAGATAGGCGCGCCGGACATGGCCCTGCCGCGGTTAAATAATCTGAGTTTCTGGCTGTTACCTGCTGGCGGCATTATGTTGATTATGTCGATGCTGGCCCCTTATTTTGGTACAGGCGGCCCCGTAAATACGGGTTGGACACTGTACCCTCCCCTATCGATTCAGGCCGGTATGTCGATGGATTTGGCGATTTTTACCCTCCATATTCTGGGTATTTCATCGATTTTGGCGTCCATAAATATTATTACAACTATCTTGAATATGCGGGCTCCTGGCATGACCTTGATGAAGATGCCGATCTTTGTCTGGGCCTGGTTGCTAACGGCGTTCCTGTTGGTGCTGGTTATGCCAGTGCTGGCGGGTGGCGTTACCATGTTATTGTTCGATCGTCATTTCGGCACCAGTTTTTTTGATGCCGCAGGCGGTGGCGACCCGGTGCTGTTTCAACACCTGTTCTGGTTTTTTGGCCACCCGGAAGTTTATGTCCTGCTACTGCCCTCTATAGGGGTGTTGGGAATGATTGTTCCAACGTTTTCGCGCAAGCCGCTGTTTGGTTATAAGCCCCTGGTTATTTTTATGATCATACTGACCCTGTTGGGCTTGGTGGTATGGGCGCATCATCAATACACAATTGGCATGTCATTAGCCGTAACCACGTACTTTATGATCGGCACAATCCTGATTTCAATTCCGGTTGGGCTGATGATCTTTAATTTTATTTTTACCATGTGGCGAGGGTCGCTCACTTTTGAAACGCCCATGCTGTTCGCAATTGCCATCATCGTTATGTTTTCATTTGCCGGGGTAACCGGGTTGATGTTGGCTGTAGTGCCTGCTGACATGCAGTATCACGACACCTATTTTGTTGTGGCTCATTTTCATTATGCCTTGATACCCGGGGCACTGTTTGGGCTCTACGCAGGCGTGTTCTATTGGTTACCCAAGTGGACCGGCAATATGTACGACGAGAAACTGGGCAAGCTGTTCTTCTGGTGGACCACAATCGGATTCAATCTGACATTTTTCCCACAACACTTCTCCGGTTTGGCAGGCATGCCCCGGCGCATCATTGATTACAGCCATCAGTTTGCCGATTTTAATATGATCTCAAGTGTTGGTGCCTTTATCTTCGGCCTGTCACATCTGTTGTTTCTGTACATCATTATTAAAACCATTCGGGGTGGCGAGAAAGCCGGTGATATGCCATGGGAAGGCGCTCAGGTAGGAACCCCGGGACTCGAGTGGACATTAAGTTCGCCACCTCCGTTCCACAGCTTTGAAACACCGCCCGAGGTCAAGTAG
- a CDS encoding cytochrome c oxidase subunit 3, with product MATGNQHYYVPEPSRWPIIGAVGVFTTLFGVVLAVNDVGAGSTISFVGLAILIYLFIGWFGDVIRESVSGSYNDQVSVSFRQAMGWFIASEVFFFAAFFGSLFYIRTIAIPSLAGEGHLASSHLLWEGFKDVWPLLQLPDESSYVPAREAMGPLGIPLINTIILLTSGATITWAHWGLKANQRGHLVTGLAVTVLLGIIFLGFQAYEYIHAYEALGLTLNAGVYGSTFYMLTGFHGLHVTMGTIMLIVILIRCIKGHFTPKEHFGFEGVAWYWHFVDFVWLGLYVFVYWL from the coding sequence ATGGCAACAGGCAATCAGCACTACTATGTACCCGAGCCCAGTCGTTGGCCGATCATTGGAGCGGTCGGTGTATTTACAACGTTGTTCGGTGTGGTGTTGGCGGTCAATGATGTGGGTGCGGGTTCTACGATCTCATTTGTCGGTTTGGCAATATTGATCTATCTGTTTATTGGCTGGTTTGGGGATGTCATTCGAGAAAGCGTTTCTGGTAGCTATAACGATCAGGTGAGTGTTTCCTTCCGGCAGGCCATGGGCTGGTTTATTGCTTCGGAGGTTTTTTTCTTTGCCGCATTTTTTGGTTCTCTGTTTTATATCCGAACGATAGCCATTCCCTCATTAGCCGGTGAAGGTCATCTGGCGTCATCGCATCTTTTATGGGAAGGCTTCAAGGATGTGTGGCCCCTGCTTCAGTTACCGGACGAATCATCCTATGTGCCAGCCCGTGAAGCGATGGGACCGCTTGGCATTCCCTTGATCAATACCATCATTCTGTTGACCAGTGGTGCCACTATTACATGGGCACATTGGGGGTTGAAAGCGAATCAGCGTGGTCATCTAGTGACCGGTTTGGCGGTAACTGTGCTGCTCGGTATTATCTTTTTAGGGTTTCAGGCTTACGAGTATATTCATGCTTATGAAGCACTGGGTTTGACACTCAATGCAGGAGTCTATGGTTCAACTTTCTATATGTTGACCGGCTTTCATGGTTTACATGTCACCATGGGCACGATCATGTTGATTGTGATTTTGATCCGCTGCATAAAAGGCCATTTTACGCCCAAGGAACATTTTGGTTTCGAAGGTGTGGCCTGGTATTGGCACTTTGTCGATTTTGTCTGGTTGGGACTGTATGTTTTTGTCTACTGGTTATAA
- a CDS encoding cytochrome c oxidase assembly protein — translation MQKILNNPRLRTATLLSALVVGMFGFGFALVPLYQLICGALGINNLDSIGNRVSLEELSQQPVAIDRLVTMEFDATVNAGAPFELKPLTRRMKVVPGEVMDMDYQITNQSGVDVVTQSIPSVTPWQANEYLKKVECFCFSQQPLMAGETKKMRLRFSVDANIPEEYQVITLSYTLMDTDRSQLKNATALIEQPSGS, via the coding sequence ATGCAAAAAATACTCAACAATCCTCGCCTACGCACTGCGACACTGTTGTCGGCACTGGTGGTGGGAATGTTTGGGTTTGGTTTTGCGTTGGTGCCGCTGTATCAGCTTATTTGTGGTGCCTTGGGGATTAATAATCTGGATTCCATTGGTAACCGGGTTTCGCTGGAGGAGTTGTCCCAGCAGCCTGTTGCAATAGATCGTCTTGTGACGATGGAGTTTGATGCCACGGTGAATGCAGGTGCGCCGTTCGAGCTAAAACCCCTGACACGGAGAATGAAAGTAGTGCCGGGAGAGGTGATGGATATGGATTACCAGATCACCAATCAAAGTGGTGTTGATGTGGTTACCCAGTCGATACCCAGTGTGACACCCTGGCAAGCGAATGAATATTTGAAAAAGGTCGAATGCTTTTGTTTTAGCCAACAACCGCTTATGGCCGGTGAAACCAAAAAAATGCGATTACGCTTTAGTGTGGATGCAAATATACCGGAGGAGTATCAAGTGATTACCCTCTCCTATACCTTAATGGACACCGATCGCAGTCAACTCAAAAACGCAACCGCATTGATAGAGCAGCCGTCAGGCAGTTAA
- the coxB gene encoding cytochrome c oxidase subunit II: MMPNLAQWRWRSLSAGIGGLALDASAELKMNLPEPVSPLTAEIFDLHMLTTLVSTIIMVAVIGLVGFTIYRFRKSQGSEADQDFNDSRFGTWGWILVPIIVLGIDLSIAGPGAKTLKNVEAYEEADLTLKVIGSQWKWTYEYLDQDISFVSNLNNEDLSSPGYLREVDNPVVLPTHQRIRFLHTASDVLHNWWVPAVAPKKDSIPGYINETWTIIEQEGTYYGQCAELCGTRHAYMPIVVKAVSEQEFAQWVADKKQQKATQLAEATAEKEWSKAELMARGESVYNRTCAACHQIEGTGTPPVFPALKGSAIALGDVSAHIDIVLNGKAGTAMSAWGSQLNDLEIAAVVTYERNAWGNDSGDLVQPAAIKAAR; encoded by the coding sequence ATGATGCCCAACCTGGCACAGTGGCGCTGGCGTTCTTTGAGTGCAGGCATAGGAGGGTTGGCGCTCGATGCGTCGGCTGAATTAAAGATGAACCTTCCAGAGCCCGTTTCTCCGCTTACCGCCGAGATATTCGATCTGCATATGCTCACCACACTGGTCTCCACCATTATCATGGTAGCGGTGATTGGCTTGGTAGGTTTTACCATCTATCGTTTCCGTAAATCACAGGGCAGCGAAGCGGATCAGGATTTTAACGATAGTCGCTTTGGTACCTGGGGCTGGATTCTAGTGCCCATCATCGTGCTCGGCATCGACCTGAGTATTGCAGGACCTGGGGCCAAAACCCTGAAAAATGTGGAAGCCTATGAAGAGGCGGACCTCACACTCAAGGTTATAGGTTCCCAGTGGAAGTGGACCTACGAATACCTGGATCAAGACATTAGCTTTGTCAGTAATCTGAATAATGAGGATTTATCGAGTCCAGGATATTTACGGGAAGTTGATAATCCGGTGGTATTGCCGACCCATCAGCGGATCCGTTTCTTGCATACTGCCAGCGACGTACTGCACAACTGGTGGGTGCCAGCGGTGGCACCGAAAAAAGATTCTATCCCCGGATACATTAATGAAACCTGGACCATTATCGAACAGGAAGGCACCTATTATGGCCAATGTGCTGAACTTTGCGGTACACGCCATGCCTATATGCCGATTGTTGTAAAGGCGGTAAGCGAGCAGGAGTTTGCGCAATGGGTTGCGGATAAAAAACAGCAGAAAGCGACACAACTGGCCGAGGCTACAGCAGAGAAAGAGTGGTCCAAGGCCGAGTTGATGGCTCGAGGCGAAAGTGTATACAACCGAACGTGCGCTGCCTGTCACCAAATTGAAGGTACAGGAACACCGCCCGTATTCCCCGCGTTGAAAGGCAGCGCGATTGCGCTGGGTGATGTCTCGGCACATATCGATATTGTCCTGAATGGTAAAGCAGGAACAGCGATGTCGGCCTGGGGTAGCCAGCTGAATGATTTGGAAATCGCGGCCGTCGTAACGTACGAAAGAAACGCCTGGGGTAATGACTCAGGTGATCTGGTGCAACCCGCTGCCATCAAAGCGGCGCGTTAG